In Osmerus eperlanus chromosome 4, fOsmEpe2.1, whole genome shotgun sequence, the sequence TTCAGCTTTTATTAGGGCTGTACTGTACTTGTTTGTGTTGACGATGTGTCTTCAATGTAGGAGTTAACCGCCACTTCCACATGATCTGTATCCGGGATAAATTCAGCCAGAACATTGGCCGGCAGGTGTCTTCCAGCGTCATATGGGACCACCTAGGGACCATGTACGACATGCAGGCCCTGGTTAGTTCAACATGTAACTCGATGGCACGCATGGGATTCTGCAGAGAAGAGCAGAGCTTTTGTAGGGGATTTCTGTCTGTGATGCTGTCTGTTATGttattgttttcttttctgCCTGTTTGGCTTCAGCACGAGTCAGAGATCTTGCCTTTCCCAAACTCAGAGAAGGGCTTCATGCTGCCTGATGAAATGATCCAGGATGTAAAAGAAGGTATGGAAACATTTATGCTTTAGACAAGACACTCATCACAACACATCTCTACCTGGCCTCACAACCTTCACCTTTCAGATTCTCTATTTGCTCCAAGTCTTTCACTAATGGACTCTAAACATTTGCAGTGctgggctctcaagttttatcaaaagtttggcgtgagattaccaTACCTGTCAACAACAGCTCTCAACTCGGCAGAAAACATACCtccgtatgcctgcgcctcgtccattaattgtacacagcgggacaagttatcccctctcagcgtgagaaatgcaAGGTGTCGCGTGAGAGCGTGAggaatggttgaaatgcgtgagtcccACGGCGAAGGCGCGACACTCGAGAGCcccggcagtgtgtgtgtgcatcatcgtgtctctcgtcctctccaGGTAAACTGGGatctgaggaggaggtgaaggaggagtacAAGGAGGAGCGTGACCCTCCTGCCACACATGAAGAAGGTATCACAGCTCCTTCCTGTTTGGGCTGCATCTCCACACCTCCCCATGACCCTCTcctcactcatctctctctctccttccacctctccttaCCTTACTCCCCCATATCTCACAAACAAAACGAGGTTCCCTTTGCGGACAATGAAGAACATCTTCTCTAATCTCCCTTCTCCTATCTTTTCCAGTTTAGTAACCTGCCAAAGTTGAACCGTCACGCAAACTAAAACGGTCTTTCTGGCATTTCTAAGCCCCTCTAAACCTAAACCTCTCCTGTTCCCAGGCAGCAACTCGTCTGTGAAGATGACTGAGCGTGCGGGCAGCAGAGACAAGGAGCGTGAGCGGGACAAGGAGAAGGGCGCCCCCGCCGACGTGTCCACGGGCAAGGAggcggagaagaggaagaggagccgCGGCACGGAGAAGGCGCTCAGCGCCAGCAGCAACCCCTCCAGTCCCGGGGGCGCCAAGAGGAGGCGCACCTAGACccatgggatgggggggggggggggggggcagaccaggcCTGGCTCCTACACACCAGGACGGACCAGGACGGACCAGGGAGCACCCTTAGGCCAGACTGTCCCATCAGAGGCTTCTCCATGCtacacctcccacccccatccTCGGTGCTCCAGGACCAGGACAGACACCGTCTACAGCTCTAGTTTGGCTTCTAGTTAAACCGGCACAGTTAATCCCACAACAGCTAATGCAGGACTGCTGGCTCTTCCGTATATAATTCCAGTGCATCCGTGGTGTGTACCACCAGCTGGTGGCTGGCTGTCAGAGAGGAGCGACGTAGAGGAGACACCCGATGTAGTCAGATCTCTGGAGCTGTTTGTATGTTGTTCCATGGTTGTCGATCTAGTCGGCATGGTCCTTCAGACCCCAGAGAGGTTCCCCCCTGTCTGAAGGCTCTGCGTGTCTCATGTTTTGTGTTGTTCGCCGTGTGTCTTGTCGACAGACGTTAGAACAGAAAGGTGCGTGGTAAGGTTAGTCTCAGTCTGTTTTGaatttgactttttttttttgttttttttttgcatttgtcGTCTATTTATTTTACGTGtttcattttgaatgttaataaATCAGGTTTTTTGGCTAGAGTGTCTTCACTGCTTAtcccgagggggggggggttcctttTGCAAATGAGATGCACCGTGTCCAtcccaccaccagggggcaggcctCACCAAGCTGTGGCTGGACGGCACCGCTGGGCGACAGGTTGGATTCTCCGCCTGGGCTCGAGGTTGTACGCGCAGACAGCAGGCTGGACGGTCTCAGCTCAGGGGTGGACACAGTAGGATAAGAGAAAACCACAATCAGCTCTGTTCATGCCTCACTAGGCTGCTGCGTGGCTCAGATCTACCGACGTCTGACTGACTCAGCGTCCCAGTAAGCAATCTGGATAATGCCAAGGCAACACAGCATCAGCTCAGTGCTTCAGTAATATTGTCGGAAACACAAAGAAGCgttgagaggaatggagggtggGCTGAGAGCAGCAAGGGGGCGAGGGACCAGAAGGTGGAGGTTAATACTGACAGGGCAGTGTCAGGGGATCGATGGCTGCTGCTCCTAGCCTGGAGTCCTGTCAGGGCGTCTGCTTCCTCGGTGGTCCGGCCTGGAGGAAGGAATAGGTCAGGGAAAGGTCGTCTGGATGTGAGAGTATCGATGTTGTCCATGTTCACGTGAGAATTAGTACCCCTCCTGCATGTTGATGTAATCCTTTCCCGCTACTGgaacaaatgtatgtgtgtctgcgccATAACTCTGAGAGAAGCTACTGGAACTAATGTCAAACAGACTAGAACAGAAGGAATATAAAAAGATTGTGGGGGggaagtgaaagagaggagactgAATAAAAATAAGAATGGGGTTTTCCTCATGTCCCTATACATAGTGTAGAGGACAAACAGCACAGAAGTCTTTCTGGCTCCCTCCTAGTCTGCCTtg encodes:
- the mrgbp gene encoding MRG/MORF4L-binding protein; protein product: MGEAEVIPAEDKQADSGIGPLEDSVVWSQEVEVCLFHAMLGHKPVGVNRHFHMICIRDKFSQNIGRQVSSSVIWDHLGTMYDMQALHESEILPFPNSEKGFMLPDEMIQDVKEGKLGSEEEVKEEYKEERDPPATHEEGSNSSVKMTERAGSRDKERERDKEKGAPADVSTGKEAEKRKRSRGTEKALSASSNPSSPGGAKRRRT